A stretch of bacterium DNA encodes these proteins:
- a CDS encoding N-acetylmuramoyl-L-alanine amidase — translation EISSAALAMAIQAQIGIVNELPNNGIRSDKTIYGTGFAVLRASSMPAVLVEVGYINNDNDREYLLNEEWQGKMAEAIAFGIRSYLGDGDNIALQRPDPVDQDRK, via the coding sequence GAAATCAGTAGCGCGGCATTAGCTATGGCTATCCAAGCTCAAATAGGCATCGTTAATGAGCTTCCAAATAACGGAATTCGAAGTGACAAGACTATTTATGGAACAGGTTTTGCCGTTCTTCGCGCAAGTTCTATGCCTGCTGTGTTAGTTGAAGTAGGGTATATAAATAACGACAATGATCGTGAGTATTTACTCAATGAAGAGTGGCAAGGCAAGATGGCCGAAGCGATTGCTTTTGGGATTCGCAGCTACTTGGGCGATGGTGATAATATCGCTTTGCAACGTCCCGATCCAGTTGATCAAGATCGAAAATAA